The genomic interval AAAAAAGAATACGAATTGTCTTACTAAAACTTTAATTTCAACAAGTTAATCATTACTCCGCTGCGTTTATCCGCACGGTTAAACGCTGTAGCCGATTTTTTCTTTTTTTCATTTACTACTACATTCTCGCATGATTGAATGATTCTCAATTACATGTCCGATGCCCGCTGTGGCTAACGGACAGAGCGTAAAGGGCAATGACTCACACATTTTTCCGCGAAACGTCATTCGCGGAATATTTCGGGATAACAGATGTAATGGCTACGTTCACACCTTCACTCTCTGGTGTAAAAGGGCGCGCGCTCTTTTCACTGCTGTTTATGGCGCCGCTGGTGCAGGCAGCAGATAACACCGCGGCTAAAGACGGCGAAACCCTTACCGTCACCGCCGATCCAAATACGGCGGCGGAGGCCACGAATGGCTATCAGCCGTTGAATACCTCCACCGCCACGCTAACCAACATGCCGATGCTGGATATCCCGCAGGTGGTCAATACCGTCAGCGATAAAGTGCTGGAGGATCAGCATGCGACCACGCTGGATGAAGCGCTCTATAACGTCAGCAACGTGGTGCAGACCAACACCCTGGGCGGTACGCAGGATGCCTTCGTGCGCCGCGGGTTTGGCGCGAACCGCGACGGCTCGATCATGACCAACGGCCTGCGCACCGTCCTGCCGCGCAGCTTTAATGCCGCAACCGAGCGCGTGGAGGTGCTGAAAGGCCCGGCCTCGACGCTTTACGGCATTCTCGATCCGGGTGGCCTGATCAACGTCGTCACCAAACGCCCGGAGAAGACCTTCGGCGGTTCCGTTTCCGCCACCTCCTCCAGCTTTGGCGGCGGCACCGGACAGGTCGATGTTACCGGCCCGATTGACGGCACGCGCCTGGCGTATCGCCTGACGGGCGAATATCAGGACGAGGATTACTGGCGTAATTTTGGCAACGAACGCAGCACCTTTATCGCCCCGTCGCTCACCTGGTTTGGCGATGATGCCACCGTGACCGTCCTCTATTCGCATCGCGACTATAAAACGCCGTTCGATCGCGGAACGATCTTCGATCTCAACACTAAAAAGGCCGTCGACGTCGATCGCAAAACCCGCTTCGACGAGCCGTTTAACGTCACCGACGGGCAGTCCGATCTCGCCCAGCTCAACGCGGAATATCGCCTCAGCAGCCAGTGGACCGCGCGGTTCGACTACAGCTACAGCCAGGATAAATACAGCGATAACCAGGCCCGCGTGATGGCCTACGATTCAAAAACCGGCAACCTGACCCGCCGCGTGGATGCGACCCAGGGCTCGACCCAGCGCATGCACACGACGCGCGCGGATCTGCAGGGGAACGTGGATATCGCCGGCTTTTATAATGAGATCCTGACCGGCGTGTCGTATGAGAATTACGATCTGCTGCGTACGGACATGATCCGCTGTAAAAACGTGAAGGACTTCAATATTTACAACCCGAGCTACGGCAATCTCGGCAAGTGCACCACCGTCTCGGCATCCGACAGCGATCAAACCATTAAGCAGGAGAGCTACTCCGCCTACGCGCAGGACGCGCTGTACCTGACCGATAAGTGGATCGCCGTTGCCGGTCTGCGCTATCAGTATTTCACCCAGTATGCGGGGAAGGGCCGTCCGTTTAACGTGAATACCGACAGTCGCGACGACCAGTGGACGCCGAAGCTGGGTCTTGTTTATAAGCTCACCCCGGCGGTCTCGCTGTTTGCCAACTACTCCCAGACGTTTATGCCGCAGTCGTCCATTGCGAGTTACATCGGCGACCTGCCGCCGGAAACGTCGAATGCGTACGAAATAGGCGCTAAATTCGACCTTTTCGAAGGCATTACCGCCAATATCGCGCTGTTTGATATCCACAAGCGCAACGTGCTGTACACCGAAAGTATTGGTGGTGAAACCGTCGCCAAAACCGCGGGCCGCGTGCGCTCTCAGGGCGTTGAAGTGGATCTTGCCGGATCGCTAACCGAGAACACCAACATTATCGCCAGCTACGGCTATACCGACGCGAAGGTGCTGGAAGACCCGGACTATGCGGGCAAACCGCTGCCGAACGTGCCGCGTCATACCGGCTCCCTGTTCCTGACCTACGATAT from Enterobacter sp. JBIWA008 carries:
- a CDS encoding TonB-dependent siderophore receptor — translated: MATFTPSLSGVKGRALFSLLFMAPLVQAADNTAAKDGETLTVTADPNTAAEATNGYQPLNTSTATLTNMPMLDIPQVVNTVSDKVLEDQHATTLDEALYNVSNVVQTNTLGGTQDAFVRRGFGANRDGSIMTNGLRTVLPRSFNAATERVEVLKGPASTLYGILDPGGLINVVTKRPEKTFGGSVSATSSSFGGGTGQVDVTGPIDGTRLAYRLTGEYQDEDYWRNFGNERSTFIAPSLTWFGDDATVTVLYSHRDYKTPFDRGTIFDLNTKKAVDVDRKTRFDEPFNVTDGQSDLAQLNAEYRLSSQWTARFDYSYSQDKYSDNQARVMAYDSKTGNLTRRVDATQGSTQRMHTTRADLQGNVDIAGFYNEILTGVSYENYDLLRTDMIRCKNVKDFNIYNPSYGNLGKCTTVSASDSDQTIKQESYSAYAQDALYLTDKWIAVAGLRYQYFTQYAGKGRPFNVNTDSRDDQWTPKLGLVYKLTPAVSLFANYSQTFMPQSSIASYIGDLPPETSNAYEIGAKFDLFEGITANIALFDIHKRNVLYTESIGGETVAKTAGRVRSQGVEVDLAGSLTENTNIIASYGYTDAKVLEDPDYAGKPLPNVPRHTGSLFLTYDIHNAFAGNTLTLGGGGHGVSRRSATNGADYYLPGYFVADAFAAYKMKLQYPVTLQVNVKNLFDKTYYTSSIATNNLGNQIGDPREVQFTVKMDF